In Nitrospirota bacterium, a single window of DNA contains:
- a CDS encoding cyclic nucleotide-binding domain-containing protein — MMIKLFNWALDKEKERRVSVLQKVHLFKGLRRNLLMKLLVDLVEKEYEPGEVIFSEGEIGKALYIILSGSVSITKKCGETHSVLAELPAGSYFGELALIDQMPRFATAAAVERTTLLIMYKSYFDDLIKGSPAISSRVLLNLVGLLSAYVRKNHEERN; from the coding sequence ATGATGATAAAACTGTTCAACTGGGCATTAGACAAAGAAAAAGAGCGGCGGGTCTCTGTCCTTCAGAAGGTCCACCTCTTCAAGGGACTGCGCCGCAACCTCCTCATGAAACTTCTTGTGGATCTCGTTGAAAAGGAATATGAACCAGGCGAGGTCATCTTCTCAGAAGGAGAGATCGGCAAGGCCTTATACATTATTCTGAGCGGTTCTGTTTCAATAACGAAGAAGTGCGGGGAAACCCATTCGGTCCTTGCCGAACTGCCCGCAGGATCATATTTTGGAGAGCTTGCACTGATCGATCAGATGCCGCGTTTTGCGACTGCGGCGGCAGTGGAAAGGACAACACTTCTTATCATGTATAAATCGTATTTCGATGACCTCATCAAGGGGAGCCCGGCTATCTCGTCGCGGGTGCTGCTGAATCTTGTCGGACTTCTCTCTGCGTATGTACGAAAGAACCATGAAGAAAGAAACTGA
- a CDS encoding AI-2E family transporter, whose amino-acid sequence MKKETDNELLKEIAKVHHRMPHWVIGLLLTGLLAVTAYYTASLLVLLLISGILAYLLSNVIKRIEYLGIKRTVAVAAVYFSAGILLIAADLILIPCLQQETKNLTERLPEITQQAESTFVDLRGYPFAGDMIDKILSGLAQPGHLLSKMLNMSDLFSQAASVAFAMILIPFFVFFILKDWPDMLRKIMRLIPSAFVETSVAAFSEINILAGSYLRGLAIECSSVGAMAAIGLGLLGVNYPVTLGIVTAAANVIPYIGPIISCLIACLIAFIQFKSAGAVLNVVLLYTGVKLLDDFLVQPLTIGRSVKLHPMLLIITILAGQKLFGIIGMVLAVPAVTIAQKVVVIFLEDRRNSTAQPEALAHSHEIII is encoded by the coding sequence ATGAAGAAAGAAACTGACAACGAGCTGCTGAAGGAGATAGCAAAGGTCCACCACCGGATGCCGCACTGGGTGATCGGCCTGCTACTGACAGGGCTGCTTGCCGTCACAGCGTACTATACGGCAAGTCTTCTGGTTTTGCTTCTCATATCCGGCATCCTCGCCTATCTGCTCAGCAATGTCATCAAGCGGATCGAATACCTCGGCATAAAAAGGACTGTTGCCGTTGCAGCAGTATATTTCAGCGCAGGCATTCTGCTCATAGCCGCTGACCTTATTCTTATCCCCTGCCTTCAGCAGGAGACAAAGAACCTCACCGAAAGACTGCCTGAGATCACGCAGCAGGCAGAAAGCACCTTTGTAGACCTGCGCGGCTATCCCTTTGCCGGGGATATGATCGACAAGATCCTGAGCGGTCTTGCGCAGCCGGGCCACCTGCTCTCAAAAATGCTGAACATGTCTGATCTGTTCAGTCAGGCGGCATCTGTTGCCTTTGCCATGATCCTCATCCCGTTCTTTGTTTTTTTTATCCTCAAGGACTGGCCTGACATGCTCAGAAAGATCATGCGCTTGATCCCATCTGCGTTTGTGGAGACATCGGTCGCAGCCTTTTCAGAGATCAACATACTTGCCGGCAGTTATCTGAGGGGACTTGCTATAGAATGTTCTTCAGTAGGGGCCATGGCCGCCATCGGCCTCGGCCTGTTGGGCGTCAACTACCCGGTAACATTAGGCATCGTAACTGCAGCCGCAAACGTGATCCCGTACATCGGTCCGATCATCTCCTGCCTGATCGCCTGTCTTATAGCCTTTATCCAGTTCAAGAGCGCAGGTGCGGTCCTGAACGTGGTTCTCCTCTATACCGGCGTCAAGCTCCTTGATGACTTTCTGGTCCAGCCGCTGACCATAGGCAGGAGCGTCAAGCTGCACCCCATGCTCCTGATCATCACTATACTTGCGGGTCAGAAGCTCTTCGGCATTATCGGCATGGTACTGGCAGTTCCGGCTGTCACGATCGCCCAGAAGGTCGTGGTCATTTTTCTCGAAGACAGACGGAACAGCACGGCGCAGCCCGAGGCATTAGCGCATTCTCACGAAATAATCATTTAA
- a CDS encoding potassium channel protein: MHLFKERQSTFSELRKKFIFAVVLVALVASFGTAGYMLIEGWNFIDALYMTVITLASVGFKEIHDLSVFGRIFTIIIIIGGVATVAYALSAGAKIILEGELQEVYGRRRLEKKIRELKNHYIVCGYGRMGKIICRELREKNIKFVIVEKIPDVHREDEDLLIFPGDATKDEVLKELGIEKAKGLVTVLPTDAENLFVVLSARGLNPDLFIVARAGEEGSEKKLVRAGADKVVSPYHIGGLRIAHTVLKPAVVDFIEFATKSGNIDLQMEEVLIKESSDLVGKSLDECGIGRELGIIIVAIKKPNGEMKFNPTFKSAIKTGDTLIALGESSKLKNLEVMAS; this comes from the coding sequence ATGCATCTTTTCAAGGAAAGACAGAGCACATTCAGCGAACTGCGAAAGAAGTTTATCTTTGCCGTGGTACTCGTCGCTCTTGTCGCATCCTTCGGCACTGCAGGGTACATGCTGATCGAAGGCTGGAATTTCATTGATGCATTGTACATGACAGTCATCACCCTTGCCAGCGTCGGCTTCAAAGAGATCCATGACCTTTCCGTTTTCGGCAGGATCTTTACGATCATCATCATCATCGGCGGTGTTGCTACGGTCGCCTATGCGCTCAGCGCAGGGGCCAAGATCATCCTCGAAGGAGAATTACAGGAAGTTTACGGGAGGCGCAGATTGGAAAAGAAGATCAGGGAACTGAAGAACCATTACATTGTCTGCGGATACGGCAGGATGGGCAAGATCATCTGCAGGGAGCTTCGCGAAAAGAATATCAAATTCGTGATCGTCGAAAAGATCCCTGATGTTCACCGGGAGGACGAAGATCTCCTGATCTTTCCCGGCGATGCGACCAAAGATGAGGTATTGAAGGAACTCGGCATAGAAAAGGCAAAAGGCCTCGTCACTGTTCTTCCCACCGATGCCGAGAACCTTTTCGTCGTGTTAAGCGCCCGGGGCCTGAACCCGGACCTTTTCATTGTGGCACGCGCCGGCGAGGAAGGCTCAGAGAAAAAACTGGTCCGCGCAGGCGCAGATAAGGTCGTCTCGCCATATCACATCGGCGGTCTCAGGATCGCCCATACCGTGCTCAAACCTGCTGTGGTGGACTTTATCGAATTCGCCACCAAAAGCGGCAACATAGACCTCCAGATGGAGGAGGTGCTTATAAAGGAGTCTTCAGATCTTGTCGGAAAGTCGCTCGACGAATGCGGCATCGGAAGAGAACTGGGCATTATTATCGTTGCCATCAAAAAGCCGAACGGCGAGATGAAGTTCAACCCCACATTTAAAAGCGCAATAAAGACCGGCGACACGCTCATCGCCCTTGGCGAGAGCTCCAAACTCAAGAATCTTGAAGTGATGGCATCATAA
- a CDS encoding LemA family protein, with amino-acid sequence MKKTLFITFLLVMLSGLSGCGYNTMQANEEAVKAAWGDVEASYQRRNDLIPNLVEVVKGYAKHEKDTLQAVTEARAKVGTIQASKDILNDPKALTQFQEAQGAMSSALSRLMVVVEKYPELKANQNFLDLQHQLEGTENRINVARTRFNKSVETFNVSIRIFPNSLTNSLLLHLKQREAFKAEAGAEKAPKVEFNK; translated from the coding sequence ATGAAAAAGACTTTATTTATTACGTTCTTGCTGGTAATGCTCTCTGGACTCTCGGGCTGCGGGTATAACACCATGCAGGCAAACGAAGAGGCTGTGAAGGCTGCCTGGGGAGATGTGGAAGCATCGTATCAGAGAAGGAACGATCTTATCCCCAATCTTGTAGAGGTCGTAAAAGGTTATGCCAAGCATGAGAAAGATACACTTCAGGCAGTGACCGAAGCACGCGCAAAAGTGGGAACCATCCAGGCATCCAAGGATATTCTCAATGACCCCAAGGCATTGACCCAGTTCCAGGAGGCTCAGGGCGCCATGTCCAGCGCTCTTTCCCGTTTGATGGTCGTTGTCGAGAAATACCCTGAACTGAAGGCAAACCAGAACTTTCTGGACCTGCAGCACCAGCTTGAGGGGACTGAAAACCGGATCAATGTTGCCCGCACCCGCTTCAACAAGTCTGTCGAGACCTTCAATGTTTCGATCAGGATATTCCCGAACAGCCTTACGAACTCCCTGCTGTTGCACCTGAAACAGCGGGAGGCTTTCAAGGCTGAGGCAGGCGCGGAGAAGGCTCCGAAGGTTGAGTTCAATAAATAG
- a CDS encoding TPM domain-containing protein, whose protein sequence is MAVLFAVPAHALEVPKLTGYVNDYGSMLSPQAKATLEQELRAFEQSDSTQLVIVTIPSLQGEVLEEFSIKIAQAWKIGQKGKDNGIIFLVSKEDRKLRVEVGRGLEGRLTDLMAGRIIDLVVKPRFKRGDFDGGFITGVHSLIDATRGEFKADQQTGKRQGAKGSQGISRLFTFIIFFGIALLMLGSVSKYLAGAAGAIGLPAIVSLLLSPVGLVAAIILAVIGLVAGLILPALFSAGGRGGGFGGGYYGGGFGGGGGGFGGSSGGGSDFGGGGGDFGGGGSSGDW, encoded by the coding sequence ATGGCAGTATTGTTCGCCGTTCCGGCCCATGCCCTTGAGGTCCCTAAACTGACCGGCTATGTGAATGACTACGGCAGCATGCTCTCGCCCCAGGCAAAGGCAACGCTTGAACAGGAACTGCGGGCCTTCGAGCAGTCTGATTCTACTCAGCTCGTTATCGTCACAATCCCCTCTTTACAGGGGGAAGTGCTTGAAGAGTTCAGCATCAAGATTGCACAGGCATGGAAGATCGGGCAGAAGGGAAAAGACAATGGCATCATCTTCCTTGTTTCAAAGGAAGACAGAAAATTGCGCGTTGAGGTTGGCCGTGGGCTTGAAGGCAGGCTCACCGACCTCATGGCAGGCAGGATCATAGATCTCGTGGTAAAACCCCGGTTCAAAAGAGGCGACTTTGATGGCGGCTTCATTACCGGCGTCCATTCCCTAATCGATGCAACACGGGGCGAGTTCAAGGCAGATCAGCAGACAGGCAAACGGCAGGGAGCTAAGGGTTCACAGGGTATTTCCCGTCTCTTCACATTTATCATATTCTTTGGCATTGCCCTGCTGATGCTCGGAAGCGTTTCAAAGTATCTTGCAGGAGCCGCAGGAGCTATAGGTCTTCCTGCGATTGTCTCTTTGCTCCTCTCACCTGTCGGTCTTGTTGCAGCTATTATTCTCGCCGTTATCGGTCTCGTTGCCGGACTGATCCTGCCGGCCCTCTTTTCAGCGGGGGGCAGAGGGGGTGGATTTGGTGGCGGATATTATGGAGGAGGCTTTGGCGGAGGTGGCGGCGGCTTCGGTGGAAGCAGCGGCGGCGGTAGTGATTTTGGCGGAGGAGGAGGAGACTTTGGCGGCGGCGGGAGTTCGGGGGATTGGTAG
- a CDS encoding pirin family protein yields the protein MTRKITKIWKSKPTIEGAGVHLKRAFGYYQIPQLDPFLLLDDFHSNIPGQYLAGFPWHPHRGIETITYVLHGTVEHGDSMKNRGIIAPGDVQWMTAGSGIIHQEMPKGGKDDLLWGFQLWANLPAKEKMMDPRYREVKSSQIPEKKLASGAVVKVICGAVDGVSGPVQDIVTDPEYLDVSVPAHTTFTHGVPSGHTAFVYVVEGNAYFDEERNAFSREVIGSNYFDYKRDCKGSPETLIHYENKGDTVKVTTEDSAVRFLLISGRPIGEPIAWYGPIVMNTQEELQLAFEEYEKGTFIKHR from the coding sequence ATGACGCGCAAGATAACAAAGATATGGAAGAGCAAACCGACAATCGAAGGCGCAGGGGTTCATCTGAAGCGTGCCTTCGGTTACTATCAGATCCCTCAGCTTGACCCTTTTCTGCTTCTCGACGACTTTCATTCCAACATTCCGGGCCAGTATCTTGCAGGATTTCCCTGGCATCCCCACCGGGGGATCGAAACGATCACTTATGTGCTTCACGGCACGGTCGAGCATGGCGACAGCATGAAGAACAGAGGCATCATTGCTCCGGGCGACGTCCAATGGATGACAGCAGGAAGCGGCATCATCCATCAGGAAATGCCGAAGGGCGGCAAGGATGATCTGCTCTGGGGCTTTCAGCTCTGGGCGAACCTCCCGGCTAAAGAGAAGATGATGGATCCGCGGTACCGGGAAGTGAAAAGCAGCCAGATCCCTGAAAAGAAGCTGGCCTCAGGCGCTGTGGTGAAAGTGATCTGCGGGGCAGTGGACGGAGTCAGCGGGCCGGTGCAGGATATTGTGACTGATCCGGAATATCTGGATGTTTCAGTCCCTGCTCACACAACCTTCACGCACGGGGTGCCCTCAGGCCATACTGCCTTTGTCTATGTGGTCGAAGGAAACGCCTATTTTGATGAGGAGCGCAATGCCTTTTCCCGTGAAGTGATCGGCAGCAACTATTTCGATTATAAGAGGGACTGCAAAGGCAGTCCTGAGACCCTGATCCATTATGAGAATAAGGGAGATACGGTTAAGGTCACAACAGAAGACTCAGCAGTCCGTTTTCTTCTGATCTCAGGCAGGCCGATCGGAGAACCGATCGCATGGTATGGCCCGATCGTGATGAATACCCAGGAGGAACTGCAGCTCGCCTTTGAAGAATACGAAAAAGGCACCTTTATTAAGCACCGATGA
- a CDS encoding phosphoribosyltransferase: MESLIEDRGLRDRQFVFEDRDDAGERLASALESYRGTNALVLAIPSGGVPIGAKIAQQLALPFDLLIVRKLQIPFNTEAGFGAMTLDGEVILNKELVGSLGLGKDAINATIHATKEILERRNKLFRKSRPMPDCRGKTVIITDDGLASGYTMRAAVQTVRGMRPLKIVVAVPTSSEWTVAAIRREIDELVCLNIRGGQRFAVAEAYRNWYDLSDEEVLRTVAE; the protein is encoded by the coding sequence ATGGAATCATTGATCGAAGACCGCGGGCTCAGGGACAGGCAGTTCGTATTTGAAGACCGCGACGATGCAGGTGAGCGTCTTGCGTCAGCGCTTGAGTCTTACCGGGGTACAAATGCCCTTGTGCTGGCGATCCCTTCAGGCGGTGTACCGATCGGCGCAAAGATAGCGCAGCAGCTCGCTCTCCCCTTTGACCTGCTGATCGTGAGAAAACTTCAGATCCCTTTTAATACCGAGGCAGGGTTTGGCGCCATGACCCTTGACGGAGAGGTCATACTGAATAAAGAACTGGTTGGCTCGCTGGGCCTCGGCAAGGACGCGATCAACGCAACGATACATGCTACAAAGGAAATCCTTGAGCGGAGGAATAAGCTGTTCCGCAAGAGCAGACCGATGCCGGACTGCAGGGGCAAGACCGTGATCATCACAGATGACGGGCTTGCCTCCGGGTATACGATGAGAGCTGCGGTGCAGACCGTAAGGGGCATGAGACCGCTAAAGATTGTCGTGGCTGTGCCGACCAGTTCAGAATGGACAGTAGCGGCTATCCGGCGGGAGATTGATGAACTCGTCTGCCTTAATATCCGGGGCGGCCAGCGCTTTGCAGTTGCCGAGGCTTACCGGAACTGGTATGACTTAAGCGATGAAGAGGTCCTCAGGACCGTTGCAGAGTGA